The genomic window CCATGGGCGAGGCACTGTTCATCGCTTGGCGATCCGCATCGGCAATTGGTCCAAGCTGTGCCAGCGGCGGGCGGATCAGCGTGCGCTGCACGACGCCCGGCACACCCTTCGCCTCCAGAAGCGAGGTGACGGCCTCGCCCGTGCCGACGGCCTGGATCGCCTCGGCCGTGTCAAAGTCGGGATTGGCACGATAATTCTGCGCGGCCATCTTCAGCGCCTTCTGGTCCTTTGCGGTAAAGGCGCGCAAGGCGTGCTGAATACGATTGCCCAGTTGCCCCAGCACGGATTCCGGCAGATCAGCGGGATTCTGGCTGATGAACCACAAGCTGACTCCCTTGGACCTGATCAGCCGTGCGACTTGCTCGATCTTGGCGACAAGCGCGGGCGGGGCATCGTTGAACAGCAGGTGCGCTTCGTCGAAAAAGAAGGCAATTCGCGGCTTTTCGGGGTCGCCCACCTCGGGCAATTGCTCGAAAAGTTCCGACATCAGCCACAGCAGGAATGTGGCATACAATCTTGGCGCATTCATCAGCCGCTCGGCCGACAGGATGTTGATAACCCCCATCCCCGAGGCATCCAGCCGGATCATGTCCGACAGTTCCAGCGCCGGTTCGCCGAACAGCATGTTGCCGCCTTCGCCCTCCAGCACCAGCAAGGCGCGCTGGATTGCTCCGATCGAGGCCGCCGAGACGTTGCCGTATTTCAGCGACAGTTCCTTCGCGTTCTGCCCGACCCAGACAAGCATTGCCTGCAAGTCCTTCATGTCGAGCAGCGCCAGCCCCTGTTCGTCCGCCACGCGAAAGGCGATGTTCAGCACGCCCTCCTGGGCATCGGTCAGGCCCATCAGGCGCGACAACAACAGCGGACCCATCTCGGCCGGTGTGGTGCGCACCGGGTGCCCACGCTCGCCCCAGATATCCCAGAATGTGACGGGAAAGCTGCGATAGTCCAGCGAGGCACCGATCTGTGCCGCGCGTTTCTCGAACGCCTCGTACAGCTTGCTGTCTTGGCCGCCCGGCTTGGCCAGCCCACCCAGATCGCCCTTGATGTCGGCCAGGAACACCGGCACCCCGGCCAGCGAGAACGATTCGGCCAGTGTCTGCAAGGTGACCGTCTTGCCGGTGCCGGTGGCCCCCGCGATAAGCCCGTGGCGATTGGCATAGCGCAACAGCAATTGCTGGGGACTGGCATGATCGGGCCCGCCGCCGCCGACGAACAGGGTTCCAGCCTCCAGATCCACCAGCTTTGACATATTTCCTCCACCGATCGGCAAAAAAGTGCAGAGCGCACGGAAAAGAACAATACAACCGTAACGATTTTGTGCCAGTCTGATCCTGCCGGACCATCGGCACATGCCTGTGGGTTCGGCTTCCTCCCTGTTGGACTGCCGCGCCTTCGGGCGCGGCTCTTTTCCCGGGGAGGTCGCGTTGCCATCACAAACGGATCGCAAAGATGTCACAATCTGTCGAATAGGACAGTTGACGGCTTGAACGGGGGACTCTAGCTTTCGCGCAATGATGACCGGCCAGTCCGGCAGGGAAGGTAAACAGGAAACCCGGGGCGGCTGTCTTCCGCTTCGGGTTTTCGTGCATTTGCGGCTGTGTCCGCCCGGTGTCAGCACGCAAAGGTGACGGCGCCCGTCGCGAACTGCCCTGACAAGGGTGCAAGCCCGTGCTAGGACCATGCGCGAAACATGGACCAAAGGATGAAAACCATGGCCAACAGGACCACTGCTGCGGTGCTCGCCGCTCTTGTGACCCTTGCCGGCGGTGCCGGCGCAGCGATTGCGCAGGATGCTGCGACCTCGGCCCAGCCCGCGACCGATACGCCGGCTGCCACCCAGACCGAAGCGCCTGCCGAGGCCCCCGCCGCCGCTTCGACGGAAGCTGCGCCTGCTGCCCAGTCGCCCGCCCCGACCGAGGCGCCTGCGGCCGAAGCCGGTGAGCCCAAGGTGGGCCAGCCCTATGCCAAGTCGACGCATGGCGACTGGACCTTGCGTTGCATGAAAACGGAAAGCGGCAAGGATCCCTGCGAGCTTTATCAGCTGATGAAGGACAAGAACGATTCGCCGGTTGCAGAGGCTTCGGTCCTGCCGATGAAAGGCGATGTCTCGGCAGTCATCACCTTCGTTGCGCCGCTGGAAACCGATCTGCAGGCCGGATTGGGGTTGCAGGTCGATAACGGCAAGGATGCCCGTTACCCGTTCATGCTGTGCGCGCCGGTGGGCTGCATCTCGCGTATCGGGATGAAGGATTCCGATCTGGCGCCGCTGAAGCGCGGAAAATCGGCCACCGTGTCGGTCCTGCCCTTCGGCGCTGGCAAGGATGAGCTGGTCAAGCTGCCTCTGTCGCTGTCGGGATTCACCGCCGGCATGGAGGCGCTGATCGCCGCCAACAAGGACGTGACTGCCGAAACCGCCAAGCAGTAAGGCCCAAGGATATCCTTAGCCTGGCCGGTGCAGGTTTCTGCGCCGGCCTTTTGATTCCGCCACGGATCGGTCGGTGCTGCCTAGATTGTCCATCAGAATTTAAGTCACATTCAAACTTTTGGATAAGGTGGCCCGGAGAGTATGCCGATAAGTTCCGCGCACCATACGAGGAGAGACCACACGAGGATGTAGGAGGGGCCTCATTGACTGAAACATCACAAAAACCGCGGGAATTTGCACGTCCCGAAGATGAGAAGCTGGGATTGCTGGCCAACCTTGCCTATGGCATGCAGCACATCCTGACCATGTATGGCGGGATCGTTGCCGTGCCGCTGATCGTGGGGCAGGCGGCGGGGCTGAGCCCGGCCGACATCGGCCTGCTGATTACCGCTTCGCTGTTTGCGGGGGGAATGGCCACGATCCTGCAGACCATAGGGCTGCCCTTCTTTGGTTGCCAGCTGCCGCTGGTCCAGGGGGTATCCTTTGCCGGCGTCGCCACGATGATCGCCATTTCCGCCAATGGCGGGATGCAGGCGATTTTCGGGGCGGTGATCGCGGCATCGCTTCTGGGGCTGCTGATCACCCCCATATTCTCGCGCATCACACGCTTTTTCCCGCCGCTGGTCGCAGGCATCGTCATCACCACCATCGGCTTGACGCTGATGCCGGTGGCCGGTTCCTGGGCCATGGGCGGGAACCGCAACGCCCCCGATTTCGGCAGTCAGGCCAATATCCTGCTGGCGGGTGCCACGATGCTGATCGTGTTGCTGCTGAGCAAGGTCGGCAACGCCACGATCTCGCGGCTGTCGATCCTGTTCGCGTTGGTGATCGGCACCCTCGTTGCCTATGTGCTGGGCATGACCGATTTCAGTCAGGTCACGCAGGGGCCCTATTTCGCCCTGCCGCAGATCTTCCATTTCGGGACGCCTACCTTTGGCGTTGCGGCCACGGTGTCGATGTTCATCGTCATCCTGGTCACACTGGTCGAGACCTCTGCCGACATTTTTGCTGTCGGCGAGATTGTCGAGACCAAGGTGGATTCGCGTCGCCTGGGCGACGGCCTGCGCGCCGACATGCTGTCCAGCGCAATCGCGCCGATCTTCGGATCGTTCACCCAAAGCGCCTTTGCCCAGAACGTCGGCCTGGTGGCCGTGACCGGGGTCAAGAGCCGCTATGTGGTGGCCACCGGCGGGTTGATCCTGGTGGCGCTGGGACTGCTGCCGGTGATGGGGCGCGTGGTCGCCGCGATTCCTGCCCCGGTCCTGGGCGGGGCGGGCATCGTGCTGTTCGGCACTGTCGCCGCCAGCGGTATCCGCACGCTGTCACGCGTGGATTATGCCAACAACATGAACCTCATCATCGTGGCAACCTCGATCGGATTCGGCACGATCCCCATCGTGCTGCCGGATTTCTATCACCACTTTCCGGCATGGGTCTCGACGATCTTTCACAGCGGCATCAGCTCATCGGCGATCATGGCCATTCTGCTGAACCTGGTGTTCAACCACTTCACCACCGGCAATCCGGATCAGCCTTCGGTGTTCGGCGCGGCCGCGGAACGCACCATTCGCTATGCCGATATCGCGCAGCTGCGCGACGGCGATTATTTTGCGGATGGCAAATTGTATGATGCAGAGGGCAACGAAGTGCCGATGCTGAAGCCTTCGGCCCACTGACACAGGCCCCGGCGAAAACTGCGGCGCGTCTGCGAATGCAGGCGCGCCCTTCTTTTTCCTGTGTCATCGGACCAAAAAATGAAAAACCCGGATCGGCTGGCCGATCCGGGTCTGGAATGATGGTGGGCGATAACGGATTTGAACCGCTGACATCTTCGATGTGAACGAAGCGCTCTACCGCTGAGCTAATCGCCCGATGCGCGCTAGATACCCCCAGTGGCCGCCGGCCGCAAGAGGGGCTGCGCCAAAAAAAAAAACGCCCACGGGCGTTCAGAGTTCGCTTGCGCGTCGACGCAGGCGCAGGGTGATGACCTGACCGCCGCTGCCGTCGCTGGACATGGTGATGCGCGCGCGCCCCAAAGGCGGCAGCGCCAGCGTCATTCCGGCGGCAATCGCACGATCAAGTTCGGCCAAAGTTGCCTCGACCACGGGCTTCACATCGGCGCCCCGCAGCCCGGTGCGCCGCGCCACCTGCGCCAGAAGTTCGCGTTTCTGCAAAACCTTGGCCGTTTGGGGTTCGCGGTGATCGGCGCGGGCGACCGCAGGGGATGGCCTCGACATGGGTATGCTCCCTCGATTGTCGGGCGGTGACGAAAAAACCGCGCGGGCTTGCCGCGCGGTTCGATCTCAGTGGGCGATGGCTTCGCCGCTGCTGCCCTGTTCCCGGGCGGTTGCCGACAACCTGCTGGCTTCCGCCGCAGCTTCCTCGGCGGCCTCATCCCATTCGATGGGTTCCGGCATCCGCACCAACGCATGTTGCAAGACCTCGCGCACATGGCTGACGGGGATGATCTGCAAACCCTCCTTGACGTTGGCAGGAATGTCGGCCAGGTCCTTTTCGTTGTCGGCCGGGATCAGCACAGTCTTGATGCCGCCGCGCAGCGCGGCCAGCAGTTTCTCCTTGAGCCCGCCGATCGCCATGGCATTGCCGCGCAGCGAAACCTCGCCGGTCATGGCAATGTCCTTGCGCACCGGGATCTGCGTCAGCACCGACACGATCGAGGTCACCATCGCCAGACCAGCCGACGGCCCGTCCTTTGGTGTGGCGCCGTCGGGGACGTGGACGTGGATGTCGATCGAATCGAACTTAGGCGGCTTCACCCCGATTTGCGGCGCAATCGAGCGCACGTAGCTGGCGGCGGCGTCGATCGATTCCTTCATCACCTCGCCCAGCTTGCCGGTGGTTTTCATCCGGCCCTTGCCGGGCAACTTCAACGCCTCGATCTGCAGCAGATCGCCGCCGACCTGCGTCCAGGCCAGCCCCGTGACCACGCCCACCTGATCGTCCTTTTCCGCCAGCCCATAACGATAGCGGCGAACGCCCAGGTATTCCTCGGCCTTGGCGGGGGTCACCTCGACCGACGTGACCTTGCCCTTCAGGATTTCGGTCACCGCCTTGCGCGCCAGCTTGGCGATTTCGCGCTCGAGCGAGCGCACGCCAGCTTCGCGGGTGTAATAGCGGATGACATGGGTCAGCGCCTCGTCGGTGACGGTGAACTCGCCCTTGCGCAGGCCGTTCGCCGCAATCTGCTTGGGCAGCAGGTGCTGGCGCGCGATCTCGCGTTTTTCATCCTCGGTATAGCCAGACAGGCTGATGATCTCCATCCGGTCCAGAAGCGGGCCGGGCATGTTGTAGCTGTTGGCCGTGGTCACGAACATCACGTCCGACAGATCGTATTCCACCTCGAGATAGTGGTCGACGAAAGTCGCGTTCTGTTCGGGATCCAACACCTCGAGCATGGCGCTGGCCGGGTCGCCACGGAAATCCTGGCCCATCTTGTCGATTTCGTCGAGCAGGATCAGCGGGTTCGTGGTCTTGGCCTTTTTCAGCGCCTGGATGATCTTTCCCGGCATCGAGCCGATATAGGTCCGGCGGTGTCCGCGAATCTCCGACTCGTCGCGCACGCCGCCCAGGCTGATGCGGATGAATTCGCGCCCCGTGGCCCGTGCAACCGACCGACCCAGCGAGGTCTTGCCGACGCCGGGCGGACCGACCAGGCACAGGATCGGACCTTTCAGCTTGGCCGAACGGTTCTGCACTGCCAGATATTCGATGATCCGTTCCTTGACCTTTTCAAGGCCGTAGTGGTCGGCATCCAGCACCTTTTCGGCCTTGCCCAGATCCTTGCGGGTGCGCGACTTGACGCCCCAGGGCAGCGACAGCAGCCAATCCAGATAGTTGCGCGACACGGTCGCTTCGGCCGACATCGGGGACATCGACTTCAGCTTCTTCAGTTCGGCCTCGGCCTTTTCGCGGGCTTCCTTGCTGAATTTGGTCTTTGCGATCTTTTCTTCCAGATCGGCAATTTCGTTCAGCCCGTCCTCGCCATCACCCAGCTCCTTCTGAATGGCCTTCATCTGCTCATTCAGGTAATATTCGCGCTGGGTCTTTTCCATCTGGGTCTTGACGCGCGATTTGATCTTCTTTTCGACCTGCAGGACGGACATTTCACCCTGCATGAGGCCATAGACCTTTTCCAGGCGGTCGGCTGTCACCAGCGTTTCCAGAAGATCCTGTTTCTTGTCCAGGGTAATGCCCAGATGGCCGCTGACCAGATCCGCCAGCCGCGCGGGTTCGCGCGCCTCGGCAACGGCCGAAATGACCTCTTCGGGGATATTCTTGCGCACCTTGACATAGCGCTCGAACTCTTCCGCCACGGCGCGGGTCAGGGCAATCAGGGTTTCTTCGTCGCCGGGTTCCTCGACCAGGGATTCACAGCGAGCCTCGAAATAGGCGTCATTGTCCAGAAACTCGGAAATGCGCACCCGTTCCTTGCCCTCGACCAGAACCTTGACGGTGCCATCGGGCAGTTTCAGCAGTTGCAGTACATTGGCAAGCACGCCGGTGCGAAAGATGCCGTCGGTCGCGGGCTCGTCGACCGCCGCATCCTTTTGCGCCGCCAGCAGAATCGGACGGTCCTGTTCCATCACGGCCTCGAGCGCCCGCACCGACTTTTCGCGCCCGACAAACAGGGGCACGATCATGTGCGGGAACACCACGATATCCCGCAGCGGCAGGACCGGATGGGTCGTATGGGCGAAATCGTTCATGGAATCAGTCCTTTCTCGCCAAGAGGGGCGACCCCCGCAGCAGGCAGTCTGCACCTCTTGCTGGCTGACAAGATAGGAAGCGGCGGCGGCAGGTTCAATGGTTGTTCTGTTCGCAATTTGTTCGAAAGCCTTGCCGCTTGTGAGAATGCAAAAGACCCCCGCTTCTGCGGGGGTCTGCCGTCACGCACCTGGGTGACTGATGCGGGCGATCAGGTCTTGTCGCGGAAGAAGGTGTTGATCTGATCGTCAGCTTCTTCCTTGGTCCAGCCATATTTCTCTTGCAGCTTGCCCGCCAGCTTGTCCTTGCGGCCGGCAACCTCGGTCAGCTCGTCATCGGTCAGGTCGCCCCATTTTTCCTTCACCGAACCTTTCAGCTGGTTCCATTTGCCTTCGATGATATCCCAGTTCATTTCGTCATCCTTCGACTGTTTGGTGTCAGAGGTCGTGTGCCATCTGAACGGCCCGATCGCCGATCCGGTTCCCGCGGAAATCGCATTTGGCAATAGGCAGAGGACAAAGGTCTGATACGCGGGCAAAATAAAATTCGGCCCCGCCAGTGAAAGATGACGACCGGACACGGCGTGTGCCGCGCCGCGCCCGGTCTTGCCGAACCTGTAAAAGAGAAAATCGTTGAACGGCACATCGACCCTGCCGTCAAAGCGCGCGCAATAGAACCTGCCTTTTTGGTGAGGTTGCCGGCCTGCCGGATTGGCCCGGGTTCATTCGCAGAAGATCACGTCCAGAACTGGAAAGATTTGTGGTCGTGATGATAATGCAGATTGCAGCAAGACGGAAAATGGTGCGATGGGGGAAAACAGGGGCAAGGAACGCGAGGCACGCGAACGCCGCCAGGCCGCCAACCGGGCCGAGCGGGCAGCGCGCGCGCAGGCGCGCAAGGCGGAACGTGACCGCAAGCGCGAGGCCGCTGCCCCCCGGGAGGATGTTGTCGCGCCCGAACAGGCGTCGCAGGCGCTGCCCTCGGTTCCCCGTCGGTTGAGCGATGTCTTGCCCCCCGATCTGGATCAGCAGCCCCTGGCGCCGCCTTTTCAGCTTTTGCTGATCGGACAGGGCCAGCGCATCGGTTTGCAGGCGTTGCTGTTCGTGGCCAGCCTGCGCCACAGCGCCCCTGACTGGACCGGCAGCTTGATCGTGGCCGAGCCGCAGCCCCAGGCAGCCTGGCAGGGGCATGATACCCTGATGCCCGATCCGATACGGGGCGCCCTGCAGGAACTGGGCGCGCAGATCGTGCCTTTCGTTGCCTCGCGTTTTGGTGCCGACTATCCCTATGGCAACAAGATCGAGGCGCTTTCGATCCTGTCGTCCGACTTGCCCTTTGTGTTCTTCGACAGCGACACGCTGATCACCGGCCCGATAGAACGTCTGCAATGGGATTTCGCGCGCCCCTCGGCCTCGATGCGGCGGACCGGCACCTGGCCCGAGCCCCCGCCCTACGGACCGGGTTACAGCCAGATATGGAAATCGCTTTACGACCGGTTCGGATTGGATTTCGCATCCTCGCTGGACATGGAACAGCCGGACGAACATTGGGAACGCTATCTGTATTTCAATGCCGGCTGGTTCCTGGGCCAGGACGCAGCGCGTTTCGGATCACTGTTTGCAGATTGGGCTCAGGCCATCCTTGCCGATCCTGGCGAGGCACTGGCCTGCCAGAGCCTGGATCCGTGGCTGGATCAGATCACGCTGCCCCTGGTGATTCATGCACTGGGAGGCGGGCGGCCGGATGCGCGTCTTGCCGGTCTGGACGGCTGGGCAAGCTGTCATTATCGCAACCTGCCGCTGCTTTATGCCCGCGAATCCGACCGTGTTCTGGAACTGGTCGAAACGCTGGCCCGTCACCCGCTGATCGAGCCCGTGCTGCGCAAGGATGGCGCGGCCCAGCGGTTGATCTATGAGGGGCAGGGTCGGCAGGCCATTCGACCGCTCTTCGCTGAGGACGATCCCCCGGCGCCGGAACCTGCGATCCGCAGACGCTTGCGACAGGCAGGTCTGTGGCTGACCTAATCGTCGAACTGCGTTCAGGCCGATTGATCGCTGACACCAATGCCTGATTGGCGATGGAACGCCCTTCCGCCTGCCCGATCTTGCGCGGGTTGATGAACCGATCACCCGCCCATCGCCTTGGCTGACGGCAAACTGCATTTGCAACCGCGACAACAGGCAGGCCCGACCTGATCGCGGCGATGCCCGTCGCGCCTTTGCGCAGGGTCAGGCCGTTGCAGGTTGGACCCGCGCATTCCCATATCCGCTTTGGGTCGTGCCTTTGCTTGTCGCGATGTTCGGCCGCGCTTCCTGTTCAGCGCAGATTTTCCGGCAGCAGCGCCTGGGGCAGATTCTGGTAGCAGACGGGGCGAAGAAAGCGGCGGATCGACAGGGTTCCGACGCTGGTGGCGCCGAAATTGGTGCTGGCAGGATAGGGGCCCCCATGCACCATGGCGTCGCAGACCTCGACCCCGGTCGGATAGCCGTTGGCCAGCACGCGACCGGCCTTGCGCTCCAGAACGGGCATGAGCGTGGCCGCCAGCGCAAGGTCGTCATCATCAAGATGCAGCGTTGCCGTCAGCTGCCCCGGCAGCGACATCGCCAGTTGCCGCATCTGATTGCTGTCGGTGACGCGCACGATCAGCCCCAAAGGTCCGAACACTTCATGTCCCAGCCCGGGGTCGGCCATGAAGGCCGCCCCGGTGGTCTGGTATAGACTGGGCAGTGCTTCGCGTCCGTTTCTGTCGCTACGCAGGACCGCGCGCAGATCGGGGTGACGGTCCAGCCATGCCTGGCCCTGTCGATAGGCCTGGGCGATGCCCTGCGTCAGCATCGTCTGCGGTTCGACCCTGGCCAGGGCCTCGGCTGCCGCCTGCACATAGATATCGGCATCGGCCCCGTCGCGCAGGACGACGATGCCGGGATTGGTGCAGAACTGCCCGGCGCCCAATGTCAGGGACGCGGCCCAGCCCCGGGCGATCTCGGCCCCGCGGCGCGCCAGGGCTGCGGGGAGCACGAACATCGGATTGATGCTTCCCAGTTCGCCAAAGAACGGGATCGGTTCGGGTCGAGCCGCGCAGATGTCGAACAATGCACGCCCCCCGGCGAGGCTGCCGGTAAACCCTACGGCCCGGATCAGCGGATGGCTGACCAGCGCCTGACCGATCTCGTGGCTGTCGCCCTGAATCAGGCTGAAGGTTCCGGGGTGAATGTCGCACTGAACGATGGCGGCATGGACCGCCTCGGCAATGATTTCAGCCGTGCCGGGGTGTGCAGGATGACCCTTGACGACAACCGGACAACCCGCCGCCAGGGCGGCCGCCGTATCGCCTCCGGCGGTCGAGAACGCCAGCGGAAAATTCGAGGCGCCGAACACGGCCACCGGACCGATGGGACGCTGGATCAGGCGAATGTCCGGTCGTGGCGGCTGGCGATCGGGCAGGGCAGGGTCATGACGTCGATCCAGATGCCCGCCTTTTCGCACATGTTCCGCGAAAAGGCGCAGCTGTCCGGTCGTGCGGGCGCGTTCACCGTCAAGGCGGGCGCGGGGAAGTCCGGTTTCGCGGCTGGCGATGTCGGTGATGATTTCGCCGCGGGCCTCGATATGATCGGCAATGCTATCCAGAAAACTGGCCCGAACCATGTCCGGGCAGTGACCATAGCTGGCAAAGGCATCTTCGGCCGCAGCGCATGCCTGATCGATCAGTTCGGGTGTTCCGACCGAAAACCCATGCGACGGCCCCTGCACAGGGTCGTTGTCGAAGCGCGCGGCGGTTCCGATCCAGCTGCCGGCGATCAAGTGGTTGCCATGGGGGCTATAGTGCATTGTCGCGATCCTTTCGCTGCCCATGTCGGAGTGCCTGAGCCGTCATGCCGCGTATTTCTGCACGGCGCCGGGCAGTTCCCGCCAGCTTGCATACCATTCGCGGAACTGCGCGAACTGGCGCTCGGCCCAGGCTTTCTGACTGGGGGTAAGCGCGTCGGTCTCATTGAAGTGCAGCGCATATGCAGCTTCGCCCTGCAAGACCATCAAGTGCTTGTAGTAAAGCACCAGGTCAGGGCCCTCGTCCCAGGATGACAGCACCTCCAGAGCTTCGCCCAGTTCCTGCGCGCGCTGCCTTGCCTCGACATCACCATTGGCGGCTGCGCGGCACAGCGCGACGAAATGCAAGATCTCGCGCGGCAGGACATTGCCGATGCCGGTGATGGTGCCGGTCGCACCGCATTTGA from Paracoccus sp. SMMA_5_TC includes these protein-coding regions:
- a CDS encoding helicase HerA-like domain-containing protein: MSKLVDLEAGTLFVGGGGPDHASPQQLLLRYANRHGLIAGATGTGKTVTLQTLAESFSLAGVPVFLADIKGDLGGLAKPGGQDSKLYEAFEKRAAQIGASLDYRSFPVTFWDIWGERGHPVRTTPAEMGPLLLSRLMGLTDAQEGVLNIAFRVADEQGLALLDMKDLQAMLVWVGQNAKELSLKYGNVSAASIGAIQRALLVLEGEGGNMLFGEPALELSDMIRLDASGMGVINILSAERLMNAPRLYATFLLWLMSELFEQLPEVGDPEKPRIAFFFDEAHLLFNDAPPALVAKIEQVARLIRSKGVSLWFISQNPADLPESVLGQLGNRIQHALRAFTAKDQKALKMAAQNYRANPDFDTAEAIQAVGTGEAVTSLLEAKGVPGVVQRTLIRPPLAQLGPIADADRQAMNSASPMALKYGKTMDRESAAELLASRAQMAATASAQAGAADADDDLWRMDAPKTRGRRYDPQLQIPKPAQQRPRAGSDSIAVTFGKSLARQLGTKTGQALVRGILGSLLKSR
- a CDS encoding invasion associated locus B family protein, which gives rise to MANRTTAAVLAALVTLAGGAGAAIAQDAATSAQPATDTPAATQTEAPAEAPAAASTEAAPAAQSPAPTEAPAAEAGEPKVGQPYAKSTHGDWTLRCMKTESGKDPCELYQLMKDKNDSPVAEASVLPMKGDVSAVITFVAPLETDLQAGLGLQVDNGKDARYPFMLCAPVGCISRIGMKDSDLAPLKRGKSATVSVLPFGAGKDELVKLPLSLSGFTAGMEALIAANKDVTAETAKQ
- a CDS encoding nucleobase:cation symporter-2 family protein encodes the protein MLANLAYGMQHILTMYGGIVAVPLIVGQAAGLSPADIGLLITASLFAGGMATILQTIGLPFFGCQLPLVQGVSFAGVATMIAISANGGMQAIFGAVIAASLLGLLITPIFSRITRFFPPLVAGIVITTIGLTLMPVAGSWAMGGNRNAPDFGSQANILLAGATMLIVLLLSKVGNATISRLSILFALVIGTLVAYVLGMTDFSQVTQGPYFALPQIFHFGTPTFGVAATVSMFIVILVTLVETSADIFAVGEIVETKVDSRRLGDGLRADMLSSAIAPIFGSFTQSAFAQNVGLVAVTGVKSRYVVATGGLILVALGLLPVMGRVVAAIPAPVLGGAGIVLFGTVAASGIRTLSRVDYANNMNLIIVATSIGFGTIPIVLPDFYHHFPAWVSTIFHSGISSSAIMAILLNLVFNHFTTGNPDQPSVFGAAAERTIRYADIAQLRDGDYFADGKLYDAEGNEVPMLKPSAH
- a CDS encoding HU family DNA-binding protein gives rise to the protein MSRPSPAVARADHREPQTAKVLQKRELLAQVARRTGLRGADVKPVVEATLAELDRAIAAGMTLALPPLGRARITMSSDGSGGQVITLRLRRRASEL
- the lon gene encoding endopeptidase La, with product MNDFAHTTHPVLPLRDIVVFPHMIVPLFVGREKSVRALEAVMEQDRPILLAAQKDAAVDEPATDGIFRTGVLANVLQLLKLPDGTVKVLVEGKERVRISEFLDNDAYFEARCESLVEEPGDEETLIALTRAVAEEFERYVKVRKNIPEEVISAVAEAREPARLADLVSGHLGITLDKKQDLLETLVTADRLEKVYGLMQGEMSVLQVEKKIKSRVKTQMEKTQREYYLNEQMKAIQKELGDGEDGLNEIADLEEKIAKTKFSKEAREKAEAELKKLKSMSPMSAEATVSRNYLDWLLSLPWGVKSRTRKDLGKAEKVLDADHYGLEKVKERIIEYLAVQNRSAKLKGPILCLVGPPGVGKTSLGRSVARATGREFIRISLGGVRDESEIRGHRRTYIGSMPGKIIQALKKAKTTNPLILLDEIDKMGQDFRGDPASAMLEVLDPEQNATFVDHYLEVEYDLSDVMFVTTANSYNMPGPLLDRMEIISLSGYTEDEKREIARQHLLPKQIAANGLRKGEFTVTDEALTHVIRYYTREAGVRSLEREIAKLARKAVTEILKGKVTSVEVTPAKAEEYLGVRRYRYGLAEKDDQVGVVTGLAWTQVGGDLLQIEALKLPGKGRMKTTGKLGEVMKESIDAAASYVRSIAPQIGVKPPKFDSIDIHVHVPDGATPKDGPSAGLAMVTSIVSVLTQIPVRKDIAMTGEVSLRGNAMAIGGLKEKLLAALRGGIKTVLIPADNEKDLADIPANVKEGLQIIPVSHVREVLQHALVRMPEPIEWDEAAEEAAAEASRLSATAREQGSSGEAIAH
- a CDS encoding CsbD family protein; this translates as MPFNDFLFYRFGKTGRGAAHAVSGRHLSLAGPNFILPAYQTFVLCLLPNAISAGTGSAIGPFRWHTTSDTKQSKDDEMNWDIIEGKWNQLKGSVKEKWGDLTDDELTEVAGRKDKLAGKLQEKYGWTKEEADDQINTFFRDKT
- a CDS encoding aldehyde dehydrogenase (NADP(+)); the encoded protein is MHYSPHGNHLIAGSWIGTAARFDNDPVQGPSHGFSVGTPELIDQACAAAEDAFASYGHCPDMVRASFLDSIADHIEARGEIITDIASRETGLPRARLDGERARTTGQLRLFAEHVRKGGHLDRRHDPALPDRQPPRPDIRLIQRPIGPVAVFGASNFPLAFSTAGGDTAAALAAGCPVVVKGHPAHPGTAEIIAEAVHAAIVQCDIHPGTFSLIQGDSHEIGQALVSHPLIRAVGFTGSLAGGRALFDICAARPEPIPFFGELGSINPMFVLPAALARRGAEIARGWAASLTLGAGQFCTNPGIVVLRDGADADIYVQAAAEALARVEPQTMLTQGIAQAYRQGQAWLDRHPDLRAVLRSDRNGREALPSLYQTTGAAFMADPGLGHEVFGPLGLIVRVTDSNQMRQLAMSLPGQLTATLHLDDDDLALAATLMPVLERKAGRVLANGYPTGVEVCDAMVHGGPYPASTNFGATSVGTLSIRRFLRPVCYQNLPQALLPENLR